In Balneolaceae bacterium, the genomic stretch CGCCGAAGAGGAGGAGATCGATGTCCGGCTCTTCAGCGTCATCTACGACGCAGTCGACGAAGTGCGCGACGCCATGGAGGGCCTGCTCTCGCCGGAAATCAGCGAGAAACTGCTCGGAAACGCCGAAGTCCGCGAGATATTCAAGGTCTCCAAGGTGGGCACCATTGCAGGCTGCTACGTGACCGAAGGCAAGATTCATCGAAACAACCCCGTCCGCGTCGTGAGAGACGGAGTCGTCATTTACGACGGGGAAATCGACTCCCTGAAGCGTTTCAAGGACGACGTCAAGGAGGTGCAGACCGGTTACGAATGCGGCATCAGCATCGTCAACTACAACGACATCAAAGTGGGCGACGTCATCGAGAACTACACCATGGTCGAAGAGAAGCGCAGCCTGGAAGACGCCAAGAACCTGGAAGATATCGAATAGCGGCATGAGTGTCCGAACCGAACGCCTGGGCGCAGTTATACAGCGCGACCTGGGAGAAATTATCCAGAAAAGTTACCAGCGGAGCGGTTCCTTTATCGCTGTTACGAAGGTGCGAGTCACCGACGACCTGCTCATCGCCAAGGTCTTTCTCAGTATCTTCGCGCCCGGAAAGGATGACGACGCCATCTTTAAGAATATGGAGGAGCACAACTCCGAAATACGTCATGAGTTGGCTTCCAGGATACGCCACCAGGTTCGACGCATTCCCGAGCTGCATTTCGTCAAAGACGAGACTGCCGAGTACGTGAACCGGATGGAAAACCTTTTCTCGGAAATTCGCAAGGAGCGGCAGCAGCGAGGCAAGGAATCCGGGGGAGAGGATTCGCCCGGGAGCGCCTCCGACCAGGAGGAATAGATATTCCCGCATGGCCAAAGCCATCCCCCTTTCCGAACTTCCCGTCTTCAGCGCCCGCCGCCCGCCCGATCCCAACTTTCACTTCCAGGGCGGAGCCGCCTTCCTGGTAGACAAGCCAGCGGGCTGGTCCTCTTTTGAAGTGGTCAAGTTGCTGCGCCGTTGCCTGGATATGCGCAAGATCGGTCATGCGGGGACACTTGATCCCATGGCCACCGGTCTACTGGTGCTCTGTTGCGGCCGCGGCACCAAATCCATCCAGCAAATTCAGGTCCTGGAGAAAGTCTACGTCGGGGAGGTGACCTTTGGGGCGGCTACCGCCAGCTATGATGCGGAGACGGAGGTGACCGAAGAGGCGCCATGGCAGCACCTTACCGGGGAGCGTATTGCCGACAAGATGGAGGAAGCTTTCACCGGCGATATTATTCAGTATCCTCCCATGTACTCTGCAGTCAAGCACAAGGGACAACCCCTCTATAAGCTGGCGCGACAGGGCAAGGAGGTGGAGCGCAAGCCGCGCGTTGTAACCGTGCACGAGTTGCGACTGCTGGAATGCAGACTGCCGGTAATTAAGTTATATATAAGGTGCGGGAAGGGAACCTACGTACGTTCCATCGCCCACGACCTGGGTCGGGCCCTCGATCAGCGGCCCGTCTCGGCAGTCTGGTGCGCGAACGCATCGGGGAGTTCTCCAACGAAGACGCCCTCTCGGTGGCGCAGCTCCGCGACATCTTCGACGTAGAAGAAAAATAACGGCCGACTTCTAGACTTTCCGACTTTAAGACTTATCAGACTTAAAAATGACTGAACTTGTATACCTGGACGACGTGGAAAGGGACCCAGACACCGTTCTGACGGTTGGCACTTTTGACGGGGTGCATGCAGGACACCGGGTGCTGATCGACACCGTGGTGGAAAAGACGAAGAAACACGGTGCGCGAAGCGTAATTGTCACCTTCGACCCTCATCCCCGCGAGATTATCAACCCCGGCGATGCCGGAATCAAACTGTTGACTTCACTCACCGATCGCCGGGAAATCCTGGAAGAGTTGGGGGTGGACTGCATGGTGGTCATACCCTTCGATCGCGACTTCTCTCTGCTCTCCTCCGAGGAGTTTATCGAGGATGTCATTCACCGGAAGATCGGGGTGAGCGAGTTTGTGATCGGCTATGACCACCACTTCGGGCGTGACCGCGAGGGAACGATTGAAACGGTGGAGAAACTGGGAAAGAAACTGGACTTCGAAACCTATGTGATTTCCAAGCAGGAGGTGGGCGAGCGCACCGTCAGCAGCACGGCGATCCGTCGGGCCCTCAGCGAGGTGGGAAATGTTCGCCAGGCAGCGAAATTCCTGCAGCGTCCCTACCGCCTCAACGGCATGGTGGTGCACGGCGACAAACGCGGCAAGGAAATCGGTTTTCCCACGGCCAACCTACTGCCGGAAGACCAGCGCAAGATAGTGCCACACGACGGGGTCTATGCCGTCAGGGTTCGGGTGGAGGGCGACTGGTACGGGGGTATGATGAATATCGGCGTACGTCCCACCTTTGAGGGACAGCAGCGTGTGCTGGAAGTCCACCTTTTTGACTTTGAGGAGGAGATCTACGGCAAGAGCATACAGGTACGCTTCATCGAGCGCATCCGCGACGAGATGAAATTCGACGGGGTGGAGGAGCTGGTGGCCCGGCTGGAGTCCGACAGAGAAGACGCGCTCGCCATCCTCCACGAGGCGAAGCAGGATTGAGTATAAATTGTATAATTACCCCATTTCGTTTATCTTTGGTGGCTGTAAACCACGAAGAAATGTACGTACCCGACGAAAGGACCAAAACATACACATGACGATTACCAAGGAACGCAAGGAAGAGATAATCGAGAAGTACGGTGGCTCCGCGGAGAACACCGGATCGACCGAAGCCCAGATCGCTATATTCACCGAACGTATCGCCGATCTCACCGAACACCTCAAGGACCATCCGCAGGATCACGCTTCGCGCCGGGGCCTGCTCAAAATGGTCGGGAAACGCCGGCGCCTGCTGAACTACCTGGCCAAGAATGATATCGAGGCCTACCGTTCGCTCATCAGCGACCTGGGTATTCGCAAGTAGCCCACATGAAGGCACGTCTCAACGGCGTGCCTTTTTTCGTATCCGCACCGAACGGGGGATTTCCCGGCCCATCCGATTGATCCCCCTTATGATTGCCGGCAGCATACTAGCCGACAGGGTGCGATCGGAAACCGATTCCTCATTTAACCGAACAGAAAAGAAGACCCATTACGATGAAATCAGATTTCAGAACCTGTGAATTCGCTCCCGGAAAAACCATCTCCATTGAAACCGGACGCATCGCCAAGCAGGCCGACGGGGCCGTTGTGATCCGCATGGGTGACACCATGCTGCTCTGCACCGCAGTTTGCGAAAAAGATCCCAAGCCGGGCATGAACTTTTTCCCACTGACGGTAGACCTGCGTGAAAGTTTTTCCGCGGCCGGCAAATTTCCCGGCGGTTTCATCAAGCGTGAGGGACGCCCCTCCGACAAAGAGATTCTCTCCAGCAGGCTTATTGACCGTACACTGCGCCCCCTCTTTCCCGACGGATTCCGATGCGAGACACAGGCCATCTGCGCCGTCCTTTCCTCTGACGGGGAGAACGACGGTGACGTGCTGGGAGGTGTGGGCGCCTCGGCAGCCATGCACCTCTCGGACGCCCCCTTTCAGGGTCCGACCGCCATGGTTCGCGTGGGACGCATAGAAGGGGAGTTCATTATCAATCCCACGGTCAGCGAGCTGAAAGAGAGTGATTTAGACCTGATCGTAAGCGGTACCGCCGAGAGCGTGATCATGATCGAGGGCGAGGCCGACGAAATTTCCGAGAAGGAGATGCTGGGAGCCATCAAGGCCGGCCACGAGGCCATCCAGAAACTTTGTGCTTTCCAGGAAGAGCTTCGCGAGGAATTCGGCAAGGAGAAACGGGACTACGAACCTGATCCTGTAGACGAGACCCTCAAGCAGAAGGTTGAGGAAAACGCTCGTCCGAAGATCCGCGACGTGGTCACCACCGGACTCGGCAAAGAGGAATACTCCAAACGGCTCAAAGAGGCCAAGGAGTCCGTGGTCGAGGAGCTCACCGCCATCGAGGAATTCGAAGAGGAGGCTGACGCCATCAAGGAGTTCTGCAAGAACATCGAGAAAGAAGAGCTCCGAGCCTCATTCTCAACAAGAAAGAACGCATCGACGGGCGTGCACCGGAAGACATTCGTGATATCTGGACCGAAGTGGGTTACCTGGCCCGCACGCACGGTTCTGCCATCTTTACCCGAGGTGAGACTCAGGCCCTTGTTTCTATCACCATGGGCACCAAGCAGGATGCACAGTCCATCGACACTCTGATGGTGGAGGAAGACAAACAGTTCTACCTGCACTACAACTTCCCGCCTTACTGTGTGGGCGAGGCGCGCTTCCTGCGTGGTCCTGGTCGGCGTGAGATCGGCCACGGCCATCTGGCCGAACGCGCACTCAAAAAACTGATGCCATCCTTCGAGGAATTCGGCTATGTAATCCGCGTCATTTCCGACATTACCGAATCGAACGGCTCGTCTTCCATGGCCTCCGTTTGCGGAGGCTCCATGGCCCTGATGAACGCCGGCGTGCCGCTGAAGAAGCCGGTGGCCGGAATCGCCATGGGCATGATCGTGGGCGAGGACGAATCTGTGGTACTGTCTGACATCCGCGGAGAGGAGGACTTCATGGGCGACATGGACTTCAAGACCGCCGGATCGGCCGACGGCATCACCGCATGCCAGATGGACATGAAGGTGCAGGGCATCTCTTTCGAGGTGCTTGAAAAGGCACTGGAACAGGCCCACCAGGGACGCATGCATATTCTCGGCAAGATGGCTGAAACCATATCGCAGCCGGCTGATGAGATTTCCCCCTACGCGCCGCAGTTCATCAATATGGAGATCGAAGCCGATGACATCGGCGCAGTGATCGGTCCGGGCGGCAAGGTCATCCAGACTCTGCAGAAGGAGACCGACACCGAGATCTGGGTCGAGGAGGACGAAGAGCGCCGCAAGGGCATGATCACCATCACGGCCGACAGTCTTGACAAAGCCGAGGAGGCCAAGAAACGGATCCAGGGTATCGTGGGTCACCTCGATGAGGGAGCCACCTACAAGGGCACCGTTAAGGCCATCAGAGGAATACGGCGCTTTCGTGGAGAT encodes the following:
- the rbfA gene encoding 30S ribosome-binding factor RbfA; its protein translation is MSVRTERLGAVIQRDLGEIIQKSYQRSGSFIAVTKVRVTDDLLIAKVFLSIFAPGKDDDAIFKNMEEHNSEIRHELASRIRHQVRRIPELHFVKDETAEYVNRMENLFSEIRKERQQRGKESGGEDSPGSASDQEE
- the truB gene encoding tRNA pseudouridine(55) synthase TruB yields the protein MAKAIPLSELPVFSARRPPDPNFHFQGGAAFLVDKPAGWSSFEVVKLLRRCLDMRKIGHAGTLDPMATGLLVLCCGRGTKSIQQIQVLEKVYVGEVTFGAATASYDAETEVTEEAPWQHLTGERIADKMEEAFTGDIIQYPPMYSAVKHKGQPLYKLARQGKEVERKPRVVTVHELRLLECRLPVIKLYIRCGKGTYVRSIAHDLGRALDQRPVSAVWCANASGSSPTKTPSRWRSSATSST
- a CDS encoding bifunctional riboflavin kinase/FAD synthetase; the encoded protein is MTELVYLDDVERDPDTVLTVGTFDGVHAGHRVLIDTVVEKTKKHGARSVIVTFDPHPREIINPGDAGIKLLTSLTDRREILEELGVDCMVVIPFDRDFSLLSSEEFIEDVIHRKIGVSEFVIGYDHHFGRDREGTIETVEKLGKKLDFETYVISKQEVGERTVSSTAIRRALSEVGNVRQAAKFLQRPYRLNGMVVHGDKRGKEIGFPTANLLPEDQRKIVPHDGVYAVRVRVEGDWYGGMMNIGVRPTFEGQQRVLEVHLFDFEEEIYGKSIQVRFIERIRDEMKFDGVEELVARLESDREDALAILHEAKQD
- the rpsO gene encoding 30S ribosomal protein S15, with product MTITKERKEEIIEKYGGSAENTGSTEAQIAIFTERIADLTEHLKDHPQDHASRRGLLKMVGKRRRLLNYLAKNDIEAYRSLISDLGIRK
- a CDS encoding polyribonucleotide nucleotidyltransferase, translating into MDGRAPEDIRDIWTEVGYLARTHGSAIFTRGETQALVSITMGTKQDAQSIDTLMVEEDKQFYLHYNFPPYCVGEARFLRGPGRREIGHGHLAERALKKLMPSFEEFGYVIRVISDITESNGSSSMASVCGGSMALMNAGVPLKKPVAGIAMGMIVGEDESVVLSDIRGEEDFMGDMDFKTAGSADGITACQMDMKVQGISFEVLEKALEQAHQGRMHILGKMAETISQPADEISPYAPQFINMEIEADDIGAVIGPGGKVIQTLQKETDTEIWVEEDEERRKGMITITADSLDKAEEAKKRIQGIVGHLDEGATYKGTVKAIRGIRRFRGDRTGQGRTVARL